A stretch of Caldanaerobius polysaccharolyticus DSM 13641 DNA encodes these proteins:
- a CDS encoding RbsD/FucU family protein, producing the protein MLKGIPKIISPELMKTLMEMGHGDEIVIADGNFPAVTFSKRLIRCDGHGIPEILDAILKFLPLDTYAERPVLLMEVVKGDDVKPAIWEEYKKIIKNNAGNAVEIGFLERFDFYERASKAFAVVATSEESLYANIILRKGVVKVDS; encoded by the coding sequence ATGTTGAAAGGAATTCCTAAAATAATATCACCTGAACTTATGAAAACATTAATGGAAATGGGACATGGCGATGAAATCGTCATTGCTGACGGAAACTTTCCGGCAGTTACTTTTAGTAAAAGATTAATAAGATGCGATGGGCATGGTATTCCGGAAATATTAGATGCCATTCTTAAATTTCTTCCTCTTGATACATATGCGGAAAGGCCAGTGCTATTGATGGAAGTAGTTAAAGGAGATGACGTAAAGCCTGCTATATGGGAAGAGTATAAAAAGATAATTAAAAACAACGCTGGTAATGCTGTTGAAATTGGATTTTTAGAAAGGTTTGACTTCTATGAAAGAGCAAGTAAAGCATTTGCTGTAGTCGCTACTAGTGAGGAATCACTGTATGCTAATATAATATTGAGAAAAGGTGTTGTGAAAGTAGACTCATAA
- a CDS encoding ribulokinase has product MAKYSIGVDYGTESARALLLNVDTAQEVASSMMAYPHGVMDERLPDGTRLGQDWALEHPDDYIEVLKVIIPDVLRKSGVNKEDVIGIGIDFTACTILPIKKDGTPLCDLPEFVHNPHAYVKLWKHHAAQPEANRLNQIAAQRGEDFLSRYGGKISSEWLVPKVWQVLNEAPEVYEAADKFIEATDWVVMMLTGNERRNSCTAGYKAIWHKRKGYPSKDFYKALDPRLENLVDEKLSRDIYPLGTKAGELTPKMASVIGLNPGVAVAVGNVDAHVSVPAMGVTSPGKMVMVMGTSICHMVLGDREVEVPGMCGVVEDGIIPGLHGYEAGQSAVGDIFAWYVETCLPYEYKRQAEERGISAFGYLREKASNLKPGQSGLLALDWWNGNRSVLVDADLTGMILGMNLTTKPEEIYRALIEATAYGTRTIIEAFNHSGVEVKELYACGGLAEKDPLLMQIYADVTNLEIKVSQSAQTPALGAAMFGAVAAGKERGGFDSIFEAAKVIPRLKDTVYRPIPENVKVYDELFKEYKMLHDYFGRGQNDVMKRLKAIKERVGN; this is encoded by the coding sequence ATGGCTAAATACTCTATAGGCGTTGACTATGGTACAGAATCCGCCAGGGCTCTGCTGCTCAATGTAGACACAGCCCAAGAAGTAGCTTCGTCTATGATGGCATATCCCCATGGTGTCATGGATGAGAGACTGCCCGATGGCACACGGCTGGGTCAGGATTGGGCGCTGGAGCACCCTGACGACTACATCGAGGTCCTGAAGGTAATTATACCTGATGTGCTGAGAAAATCAGGGGTGAACAAGGAGGATGTCATAGGCATCGGCATAGACTTTACAGCGTGTACCATACTTCCCATTAAAAAGGACGGCACGCCCCTGTGCGATCTGCCTGAATTTGTCCATAACCCCCATGCTTACGTGAAGCTGTGGAAACATCATGCGGCACAGCCTGAAGCCAACAGGTTAAACCAGATAGCTGCCCAGCGAGGAGAGGACTTTCTTTCAAGGTATGGAGGCAAGATATCGTCAGAATGGCTGGTGCCTAAGGTCTGGCAGGTGTTAAACGAGGCGCCGGAAGTATATGAAGCCGCAGATAAGTTCATTGAAGCCACCGACTGGGTGGTCATGATGCTCACGGGCAATGAGAGGCGAAATAGCTGTACGGCGGGCTATAAGGCCATATGGCACAAGAGAAAGGGCTATCCCTCCAAAGATTTTTACAAAGCCCTTGATCCCCGTTTAGAAAATCTGGTGGACGAAAAGCTAAGCAGGGATATATATCCCTTGGGCACAAAGGCAGGGGAATTGACACCGAAGATGGCGTCAGTTATAGGGTTAAACCCTGGAGTAGCTGTGGCAGTGGGTAACGTGGATGCCCATGTATCGGTGCCTGCGATGGGAGTGACGTCGCCTGGCAAGATGGTCATGGTGATGGGCACGTCCATATGCCATATGGTTTTGGGCGACAGAGAAGTGGAAGTGCCCGGCATGTGCGGCGTTGTGGAGGATGGTATAATACCCGGGCTGCACGGGTACGAAGCTGGACAATCGGCCGTAGGGGACATATTTGCATGGTATGTAGAGACGTGCCTTCCCTATGAATACAAGAGACAGGCCGAAGAGAGGGGAATTAGCGCTTTTGGGTATTTAAGGGAGAAAGCCTCTAATTTAAAGCCGGGACAGAGCGGGTTGTTGGCCTTGGACTGGTGGAATGGCAACAGGTCTGTGCTGGTAGATGCTGACCTTACGGGTATGATCCTAGGGATGAATTTGACAACCAAGCCTGAAGAGATATACAGGGCTTTGATTGAGGCGACGGCGTACGGCACCAGGACCATCATAGAGGCGTTCAACCACAGCGGTGTGGAAGTAAAAGAGTTGTACGCTTGTGGAGGGCTTGCAGAAAAAGATCCTCTTTTAATGCAGATATATGCTGATGTGACCAACCTGGAGATAAAGGTATCGCAGTCGGCCCAAACACCGGCATTGGGAGCTGCCATGTTTGGTGCAGTAGCAGCAGGCAAAGAGAGAGGCGGTTTTGACAGCATATTTGAAGCAGCAAAAGTAATACCTCGATTAAAGGATACAGTGTACAGGCCGATACCTGAAAACGTGAAGGTATATGACGAGCTGTTTAAAGAGTACAAAATGCTCCACGATTACTTTGGTAGAGGGCAGAACGACGTGATGAAGAGGTTAAAAGCTATAAAGGAAAGGGTTGGCAATTAA
- the fsa gene encoding fructose-6-phosphate aldolase: protein MKFFIDTANVEEIKEANDLGVIAGVTTNPSLVAKEGRDFIEVIKEIASIVDGPISAEVISDDHQGMIQEARKLAGIHNNIVIKIPMTAEGLKAVKVLSKEGIKTNVTLIFSANQALLAARAGATYVSPFVGRLDDISTEGMQLIRDIVEIFKNYDISTEIIVASVRHPMHVLKAAKLGAHIATVPYKVIMQMIKHPLTDAGIQRFKEDWKKANLKI from the coding sequence GTGAAGTTTTTTATTGACACGGCCAATGTGGAGGAGATAAAAGAGGCCAACGATTTAGGGGTAATAGCAGGGGTTACCACCAACCCATCGCTGGTGGCCAAAGAGGGTAGGGATTTCATAGAAGTAATAAAAGAGATCGCATCCATCGTAGACGGACCTATAAGCGCAGAGGTCATAAGCGATGACCACCAGGGCATGATCCAGGAGGCGCGAAAACTGGCAGGTATCCACAACAACATAGTTATCAAGATCCCTATGACAGCAGAAGGGCTTAAAGCCGTTAAGGTGCTTTCAAAAGAGGGGATAAAGACCAATGTGACCCTCATATTTAGCGCCAACCAGGCGCTGCTGGCAGCCAGGGCAGGGGCCACGTACGTAAGCCCCTTTGTGGGAAGATTGGACGACATAAGCACAGAGGGCATGCAGCTCATACGGGATATAGTCGAGATATTTAAAAACTACGACATAAGCACCGAGATAATCGTGGCCAGCGTAAGACATCCCATGCACGTGCTTAAAGCCGCCAAACTGGGTGCCCACATAGCCACCGTACCGTATAAAGTTATAATGCAGATGATAAAACACCCTTTGACGGACGCGGGGATACAGAGGTTTAAAGAGGACTGGAAGAAGGCCAATTTGAAGATATAA
- a CDS encoding transketolase family protein yields the protein MSEKIATRESYGKALVELGEINKDVVVLDADLSKSTKTAEFAKKYPDRFFNMGISEQDLIGTAAGLATCGKIPYASSFAIFATGRAFEQIRNSIAYPRLNVKIAATHAGITVGEDGATHQSVEDIAIMRSIPGMVVINPADDVEARAAVKAACEYKGPVYIRLGRMGVPVIYDDKSYRFEIGKGIELREGSDVTIVATGIMVAAALEAHEELKKKGISARVIDIHTIKPIDQELIVKAAWETGAIVTAEEHSVIGGLGSAVCEVVSERVPVPVRRVGIKDVFGQSGKPDELLKLYHLTPEDIVEEALKALDIKKRE from the coding sequence ATGAGCGAGAAGATAGCGACGAGAGAATCCTACGGCAAAGCGCTGGTAGAGCTAGGAGAGATCAACAAAGACGTAGTGGTACTGGATGCAGACCTATCAAAATCCACCAAGACGGCAGAGTTTGCGAAAAAATATCCCGATAGGTTTTTCAACATGGGCATATCAGAGCAGGACCTCATAGGTACAGCAGCTGGCCTGGCCACATGTGGGAAGATACCCTATGCCAGCTCCTTTGCGATATTTGCCACAGGGAGGGCCTTTGAGCAGATAAGGAACTCCATAGCCTACCCCAGGTTAAACGTAAAGATAGCAGCGACCCATGCAGGCATAACGGTGGGAGAGGATGGAGCGACCCACCAGTCAGTAGAGGACATAGCGATAATGAGGTCGATACCGGGAATGGTGGTTATAAACCCAGCGGACGATGTAGAGGCGAGGGCCGCGGTAAAAGCGGCGTGCGAGTACAAAGGACCGGTGTACATCAGGCTGGGCAGGATGGGAGTGCCTGTGATATACGATGATAAAAGCTACAGGTTTGAGATAGGCAAAGGGATAGAGCTAAGAGAAGGAAGCGACGTGACCATAGTAGCGACGGGGATAATGGTGGCAGCGGCGCTGGAAGCCCATGAAGAGTTAAAGAAGAAGGGGATAAGCGCGAGGGTGATAGACATACACACCATAAAGCCCATAGACCAGGAGCTGATAGTGAAGGCGGCGTGGGAGACAGGAGCGATAGTGACAGCAGAGGAGCACAGCGTGATAGGAGGATTAGGTTCAGCGGTATGCGAGGTAGTCAGCGAGAGGGTACCGGTTCCCGTAAGGCGAGTAGGGATAAAGGATGTATTTGGGCAGTCTGGGAAGCCCGATGAGCTATTGAAGCTGTATCATCTTACGCCTGAAGATATAGTAGAAGAAGCGTTAAAGGCGTTGGATATTAAAAAGCGCGAGTGA
- a CDS encoding ABC transporter substrate-binding protein: MRNFLKKNFLIFLLVGVILVSLTACSKNKSTAANSAGSKQGKEQTISGTITVFGWGGGEELKVRKEATQIFRKLYPNVKVKEIWLPANEVDKKLDAALAAGNAADVIMMSPDWYGLRTKWFEDLTPYVKKDHLDLQNIYTPGVDVGYVDSDGKREGLPVTASAFVFAYNKDIFDKAGVPYPTDNWTWDDFKTICERVSSGSGINRIYGIVSHWVLPNFATIAYGGKMYNDGWTKQMVDDPNSLKGLQMFGDLFAKKAIPDNAASNTMPMDQMFASGKAAIYPMGLFEAAQIATEIGNHFKWDVVLPPKDPEGKNTNISFLTGFAMNKDSKNKAAAWEYIKTVSTNKEIADLYCKVDIPSLRESAESTFKTMRIGNSQITTEKFVKGLETATMNPWGGALAKAGDQYTQMWQQITIKHRSAIDAAKEYAPRIQSALDELHSQK; the protein is encoded by the coding sequence ATGAGAAATTTTTTAAAAAAGAATTTTTTGATATTTTTACTCGTAGGTGTAATATTAGTATCTCTTACTGCATGTAGTAAAAATAAATCTACTGCAGCTAACTCTGCAGGTAGTAAACAGGGTAAAGAACAAACTATATCAGGAACTATTACGGTATTTGGATGGGGCGGTGGCGAGGAGTTAAAAGTTCGTAAAGAAGCTACACAAATATTTAGAAAATTATATCCAAATGTAAAAGTTAAAGAAATTTGGCTTCCTGCAAATGAAGTCGATAAAAAACTTGATGCTGCATTAGCAGCCGGAAATGCTGCAGATGTTATTATGATGTCACCGGACTGGTATGGTCTCCGTACAAAATGGTTCGAAGATTTAACTCCGTATGTAAAGAAAGATCATTTAGATTTACAAAATATTTACACACCTGGAGTTGATGTAGGATATGTAGATTCAGATGGAAAACGTGAAGGATTGCCTGTAACAGCTTCAGCCTTTGTATTTGCATATAATAAGGATATTTTTGACAAAGCTGGTGTACCTTATCCTACGGATAACTGGACATGGGATGATTTTAAAACTATTTGTGAAAGAGTATCTTCTGGTTCAGGTATTAATAGGATTTATGGCATTGTTTCACATTGGGTACTTCCAAACTTTGCTACCATTGCATATGGTGGAAAGATGTATAACGATGGTTGGACTAAACAAATGGTTGACGATCCAAATTCGTTGAAAGGGCTACAGATGTTTGGTGACTTATTTGCTAAAAAGGCTATACCTGATAATGCAGCCTCTAATACTATGCCGATGGACCAGATGTTCGCGTCAGGTAAAGCCGCGATCTATCCAATGGGTCTATTTGAAGCAGCACAAATAGCTACTGAGATCGGTAATCACTTTAAGTGGGACGTAGTGTTACCACCGAAAGATCCAGAAGGGAAAAACACTAATATAAGTTTTCTTACGGGTTTTGCCATGAATAAAGATTCAAAAAATAAAGCGGCAGCCTGGGAGTATATAAAGACAGTATCTACCAACAAAGAAATTGCTGATTTATATTGTAAAGTAGATATTCCTTCACTTAGGGAGTCTGCTGAAAGTACTTTTAAAACTATGAGAATTGGTAACAGTCAGATAACAACGGAAAAATTTGTAAAAGGTTTGGAAACTGCAACTATGAACCCATGGGGAGGGGCTCTTGCTAAAGCCGGAGACCAATATACCCAAATGTGGCAACAGATTACAATAAAACATAGATCGGCAATTGATGCCGCTAAAGAATATGCACCAAGGATACAATCTGCTTTGGACGAACTCCATAGTCAAAAATAA
- a CDS encoding carbohydrate ABC transporter permease yields the protein MRRKKSNLERMETTQFYVYISPWLLGFLIFTLYPIVYSLVLVFTDTDITGHGKFIGFNNIIKAFSKDPLFYKALENTIYYAFVFVPLSLIFAFLIALLLNQKLKGIGIFRTCFYIPYITSGIAVTMLWGWLFNHDVGLINYILSIFGIKGPNWLSDEKWAMPAIIIMSLWSIGNSIIITLAGLQDIPTQLYESAEIDGANRFVIVTKITLPLITPTLFFNLIIGVIGAFQIFMQPYVLTQGGPNYATYTYVLHLYNYAFRYYEVGYASTLAWVLFIIVMILTLIINYTSKRWVYYEN from the coding sequence ATGAGAAGAAAAAAGAGTAATCTTGAGAGGATGGAAACTACACAATTTTATGTATACATTTCTCCATGGCTATTGGGTTTTTTAATATTTACTCTTTATCCAATTGTATATTCGCTTGTATTGGTTTTTACTGATACTGATATAACAGGACACGGGAAATTTATAGGTTTTAATAATATTATAAAAGCTTTTAGCAAGGATCCACTTTTTTATAAAGCCCTTGAAAATACTATATATTATGCGTTTGTTTTTGTTCCGTTAAGTCTAATATTTGCTTTCTTAATAGCACTTTTGCTTAATCAGAAACTAAAAGGAATAGGTATATTTAGAACCTGCTTTTACATACCTTATATAACTTCAGGTATTGCTGTTACAATGCTCTGGGGATGGCTCTTTAATCACGATGTTGGTCTCATTAACTATATTTTGTCTATTTTTGGAATTAAGGGTCCAAATTGGTTGAGCGATGAAAAGTGGGCAATGCCTGCTATTATAATTATGAGCCTCTGGTCTATAGGTAATTCTATTATTATCACGCTTGCTGGACTCCAAGATATTCCAACACAGTTATATGAAAGTGCTGAAATAGATGGTGCTAACCGCTTTGTAATTGTAACTAAAATTACTCTACCACTGATTACTCCTACGTTGTTTTTTAACCTAATAATAGGCGTAATAGGTGCATTTCAGATATTTATGCAACCATATGTTTTAACCCAAGGAGGACCAAATTATGCAACATATACATATGTACTTCATTTATATAATTATGCGTTCAGATACTACGAAGTAGGGTATGCTTCTACTCTTGCATGGGTGTTATTTATTATAGTTATGATACTAACTCTAATAATAAATTATACTTCAAAACGTTGGGTCTATTATGAAAATTAA
- a CDS encoding carbohydrate ABC transporter permease — MHKNKKVPKTLKYLLSYIMLGILTIVFIFPFIWMVSTSLRLPDEAYTFPPKLIPKTITLDNFIQGWQFANFTRYTLNTIIIAITATIGAVFSSALVAYGFARFKSRFSGLLFTIVLATMMLPSQVTLIPTYLLFSKLGWIDTFLPLIVPSFFGGGAFNIFLLRQFFKTIPREFDEAALIDGANSFQIFYKILLPMIKPALTTVAVMSITYHWNDFFSPLVYLNSDEKFTLAIGLQFFRSSYGSTQIPMLMAVSFITIIPVLILFFAAQRYFVQGITMTGIKG; from the coding sequence ATGCATAAAAATAAAAAGGTACCTAAAACTTTAAAATATCTTCTGAGCTATATAATGTTAGGAATTTTAACAATCGTATTTATATTCCCATTCATATGGATGGTTTCTACTTCTTTAAGATTACCTGATGAAGCTTATACATTTCCTCCTAAGTTAATACCTAAGACAATAACATTAGACAATTTTATACAGGGCTGGCAGTTTGCTAATTTTACGCGTTATACATTGAACACAATAATAATAGCGATAACCGCAACTATTGGTGCAGTATTTTCTTCCGCCCTTGTTGCCTATGGATTTGCAAGATTTAAATCGCGTTTTAGTGGTCTTTTATTTACAATAGTGCTCGCTACTATGATGCTCCCCAGTCAAGTTACACTTATACCGACTTACTTGCTTTTTTCTAAATTAGGATGGATAGATACATTTCTCCCACTTATTGTGCCTTCGTTTTTTGGTGGTGGAGCATTTAACATATTCTTACTCAGACAATTTTTTAAAACGATACCTAGAGAATTTGACGAGGCTGCATTAATAGACGGAGCAAATTCATTTCAGATTTTCTACAAAATATTATTACCTATGATTAAGCCTGCACTAACTACTGTTGCGGTTATGTCTATTACTTATCACTGGAATGATTTTTTCTCGCCGCTAGTTTACCTCAATAGCGATGAAAAATTTACTCTGGCTATAGGTCTTCAATTCTTTCGGTCATCCTATGGGTCAACCCAAATTCCGATGTTAATGGCAGTTTCTTTTATAACAATAATACCAGTACTTATTCTTTTCTTCGCCGCGCAGAGGTATTTTGTACAAGGCATTACTATGACTGGTATCAAAGGGTGA
- a CDS encoding GH39 family glycosyl hydrolase, whose amino-acid sequence MQKFIIDLNAPTTPFVHYWEECVGSGHAALALREDWRLHLKKCHDELGFKRVRFHGLLNDDMSVYIKDREGKVHYCFFNIDSIFDYLLKIGMKPFIELSFMPEDMASGSKTVFHYKGNITPPKDYNEWGELIYRLTEHLVKRYGIEEVRKWFFEVWNEPNLQWFWSGTQDEYFMLYRHAAEAIKKVDEKIPVGGPATAKDDWIPDLINFCSKNDVPLDFISTHHYPTDVALGHYYDMEEAMARSKRGILKELAAKSRIEAGRFPLYYTEWNNSPSSRDPYHDDPYAAAFVVKTIADNQGLVDMYSFWTFSDIFEEAGFSAVPFHGGFGLLNIHGIPKPTFRAFELLHKTGNERLNVLTDKESTVEVLAVKKADVLSDEIMILIYNHNIPLAPIKEENVSICIKGIKSDIKASIQRIDDDNANAKKYWLEMGSPEYLDKEMVDYLLKKSEMVHRDIDYMCVDENIVFDISVPPHGIAAITLKL is encoded by the coding sequence TTGCAAAAATTTATAATAGATTTAAATGCTCCAACAACGCCTTTTGTCCATTATTGGGAAGAGTGTGTAGGTAGTGGTCATGCGGCTCTTGCCCTTAGGGAAGACTGGCGACTACATCTTAAAAAATGTCATGATGAACTTGGATTCAAGCGAGTCCGGTTTCATGGGCTTCTTAATGATGATATGAGTGTCTATATAAAAGACAGAGAAGGAAAGGTTCATTACTGCTTTTTTAACATAGATTCGATATTTGATTATCTTTTAAAGATAGGAATGAAACCCTTTATTGAGCTAAGTTTCATGCCTGAAGATATGGCATCTGGCTCGAAGACTGTATTTCATTATAAAGGGAATATAACACCTCCTAAGGACTATAATGAGTGGGGCGAGCTCATATACAGACTCACTGAACATTTAGTTAAGCGGTATGGTATTGAAGAAGTTAGGAAATGGTTCTTTGAAGTATGGAATGAACCAAATTTACAGTGGTTTTGGAGTGGTACGCAGGATGAATATTTTATGCTCTACCGTCATGCAGCGGAAGCTATAAAAAAAGTGGATGAGAAAATACCTGTAGGCGGCCCTGCTACTGCAAAAGATGATTGGATTCCTGATTTAATTAATTTTTGTTCCAAAAATGACGTTCCACTGGATTTTATATCAACCCACCACTATCCGACAGACGTAGCTTTAGGGCATTATTATGACATGGAGGAGGCAATGGCTCGTTCAAAGAGGGGAATTCTTAAGGAACTGGCGGCTAAATCCAGAATAGAAGCAGGTAGATTTCCTTTATATTATACTGAATGGAACAATTCACCAAGCTCCAGGGATCCTTATCATGATGACCCCTATGCCGCAGCTTTTGTAGTTAAAACTATTGCTGACAATCAGGGATTAGTGGATATGTATTCTTTCTGGACATTCTCAGATATATTTGAGGAAGCAGGTTTTTCAGCAGTACCCTTCCATGGTGGCTTTGGACTTTTAAATATTCACGGTATACCTAAGCCTACCTTCAGAGCATTTGAGTTGCTCCATAAAACAGGTAATGAGAGGTTAAACGTTTTAACTGATAAGGAGTCTACCGTTGAAGTCCTTGCAGTAAAAAAAGCGGATGTATTATCGGATGAAATTATGATTTTGATTTATAATCATAATATTCCTTTGGCTCCTATTAAGGAAGAGAATGTTTCTATTTGTATAAAAGGTATTAAATCGGATATAAAAGCAAGTATACAAAGAATTGATGATGACAATGCAAATGCAAAAAAATATTGGCTTGAGATGGGAAGTCCAGAGTATCTGGATAAAGAGATGGTAGATTATCTTCTCAAAAAGTCAGAAATGGTTCATAGAGATATAGACTATATGTGTGTTGATGAAAATATTGTTTTTGATATATCCGTACCGCCTCACGGTATAGCAGCAATTACCTTGAAATTATAG
- a CDS encoding extracellular solute-binding protein → MRLKRTLIIVLCVIFVLSVFTACGSKQSSNVKSSAAKSSESDKITEIKLPIVKESITLTFWRPTDAKFTATMKDFGEIRAYQEIEKRTGIHINWMHPPIGQEKDQFNLMIASNDLPDIIYYDWKSVAGGPAKLIADGSIIKLNDLIDKYAPNLKKLLQENPDIKKQVELDDGTLYMFPFIREDPKMGSTAGPQLRKDWLDKLGLQIPKTIDDWHNVLVAFRDKDPNGNGKKDEIPFTGSGSNGQGILSLGNFAPAWGVLNGFYVNESGKIDYGPIQPSFRDFLTTMAQWYKEKLIDQDIATNDNKAFDYKITNNLAGSYFSNLIGNMGRYLTLVKPKNSGFDLVGVTWPVGPAGKPYTISGIKFYGGGVLNGAAISSKNKHVKETVELLDYCYSPEGRMLLNFGIEGESYKMENGYPRYTDEILKNPNGFPMDQALARYAPAIANAPMVQDKRYLEQMLIYPEQKEALSNWQSADPSLVVPPVLPTEEESQRIASIMNQVNTYQQEMMGKFIMGKEAINDATWNKYVNTIKGMGIDEAIKIQNAAMERYNNRK, encoded by the coding sequence ATGAGGCTTAAAAGAACGTTAATTATAGTATTATGTGTAATTTTTGTGCTTTCAGTGTTTACGGCATGTGGCAGCAAACAGTCTTCAAACGTTAAGAGCTCTGCTGCCAAGAGCAGCGAAAGCGATAAGATAACGGAGATAAAGCTTCCTATCGTTAAAGAATCTATCACGCTTACATTCTGGAGGCCTACAGATGCTAAATTTACTGCTACTATGAAAGATTTTGGTGAAATAAGAGCATATCAGGAGATAGAAAAGAGAACGGGAATACATATAAACTGGATGCATCCGCCGATAGGTCAGGAAAAAGATCAATTCAATCTGATGATAGCATCTAATGATCTTCCGGATATTATATATTACGATTGGAAGAGTGTAGCTGGCGGCCCAGCAAAACTTATTGCTGACGGTTCTATAATTAAATTAAATGACTTAATTGACAAATACGCGCCAAATCTTAAGAAATTGCTTCAGGAAAATCCTGATATAAAGAAGCAAGTAGAATTGGATGATGGAACACTTTATATGTTTCCATTCATACGTGAAGATCCAAAAATGGGCTCTACTGCAGGACCACAGTTAAGGAAAGACTGGTTGGACAAGTTAGGATTGCAGATTCCAAAGACTATAGATGATTGGCACAACGTGTTGGTGGCGTTTAGGGATAAAGATCCCAATGGCAATGGTAAAAAGGATGAGATACCTTTTACGGGAAGCGGATCTAATGGACAGGGCATTTTAAGTTTGGGCAATTTCGCGCCAGCATGGGGTGTATTAAATGGTTTTTATGTAAATGAAAGCGGAAAGATTGATTATGGTCCTATACAACCATCCTTTAGGGATTTTTTAACTACTATGGCTCAGTGGTATAAGGAAAAGCTAATAGATCAGGATATAGCTACCAATGACAATAAAGCTTTTGATTATAAAATTACAAATAATCTTGCAGGGTCTTATTTTAGCAATTTAATAGGCAACATGGGCAGGTATTTAACGTTAGTTAAACCTAAAAACTCAGGCTTTGATCTAGTAGGTGTCACGTGGCCAGTAGGACCAGCAGGAAAACCATATACTATTAGTGGAATAAAATTTTATGGTGGTGGAGTCCTCAACGGCGCTGCTATCAGTTCTAAAAACAAGCACGTTAAAGAGACGGTAGAGCTGCTTGATTATTGTTATAGTCCGGAAGGGCGTATGTTACTTAATTTTGGTATTGAAGGTGAAAGCTATAAAATGGAAAATGGCTATCCCAGGTATACTGACGAGATTTTAAAAAATCCTAATGGGTTTCCCATGGATCAAGCGCTAGCCCGGTACGCTCCTGCGATAGCTAATGCGCCGATGGTTCAGGATAAGAGATATCTAGAGCAAATGTTGATATACCCTGAACAGAAGGAGGCACTAAGCAATTGGCAAAGCGCAGATCCCTCCCTTGTAGTACCTCCTGTATTGCCTACTGAAGAGGAAAGCCAGAGGATTGCCTCTATAATGAATCAGGTCAACACGTATCAACAGGAAATGATGGGTAAGTTTATAATGGGCAAGGAAGCCATTAACGATGCCACATGGAATAAATACGTAAATACGATAAAGGGCATGGGTATAGATGAAGCTATAAAGATCCAAAACGCAGCTATGGAAAGGTATAATAATAGAAAATAG